One Dokdonia sp. Dokd-P16 genomic window carries:
- a CDS encoding polysaccharide biosynthesis/export family protein, giving the protein MRYPIILLLLVIIASTASCVPLRDITYLRETERATDSIVSLQQQQPPYRVQIGDILSIRLKALDQQLVDFFNPSSNGGVSLDEGFYYDGFAIDTHGNIRVPELGEINVLGRTTDEIREIIEKRLLADYIKDEADLFVTVKLPGIRYTLVGEIGTSGTQNVLAEKVSILEAIANAGGVPLTGDLTDVLIIRQYPGGQRVHHVDLTTIDVMQSPYYYIQPNDIITVNPLPQKAIGIGTTGLQAFTTILGLVTTLASVILLATR; this is encoded by the coding sequence ATGAGATACCCAATCATACTACTGTTACTCGTAATTATCGCGAGTACAGCATCTTGTGTGCCGCTTAGAGACATCACCTATTTGCGCGAGACAGAGCGTGCTACAGACAGTATTGTATCTCTACAGCAACAGCAACCACCATACCGAGTACAAATAGGCGATATATTGAGTATTCGTTTAAAGGCTTTGGATCAACAATTGGTTGACTTTTTTAATCCATCCAGCAATGGAGGCGTATCCCTTGACGAAGGCTTTTATTATGATGGTTTTGCTATAGATACTCATGGAAATATACGTGTTCCAGAATTGGGTGAAATTAATGTCTTGGGAAGAACAACCGATGAGATAAGAGAAATCATCGAAAAAAGACTCCTAGCCGATTATATAAAAGACGAGGCCGATTTATTTGTCACCGTTAAACTACCAGGAATACGATATACGCTCGTTGGGGAAATAGGAACCTCTGGAACACAAAATGTGCTTGCAGAGAAAGTCTCCATACTAGAAGCAATAGCAAATGCTGGAGGTGTGCCACTTACGGGTGATCTTACAGATGTACTTATTATACGACAATATCCAGGAGGGCAACGTGTACATCATGTGGATCTTACAACTATAGATGTGATGCAATCACCTTACTACTACATACAACCTAATGATATTATAACAGTGAATCCGCTACCTCAAAAAGCTATAGGTATAGGAACTACGGGCTTGCAAGCTTTTACTACCATCTTAGGATTAGTAACGACGCTAGCCTCTGTAATATTACTAGCAACCCGATAA